A DNA window from Paenibacillus sp. HWE-109 contains the following coding sequences:
- a CDS encoding AraC family transcriptional regulator has protein sequence MKPVFYESDLLEISRKKQVYTSMPSRHYHDAYEILYLISGDFYYFIGDRTYQVAGGTLLFMGINEIHRLVNSGNNTYERVTLLFKKEFLQDYCTSEQREDLLELFESDCRSLKMTGKEQYFIEDLFQKMIYEGKMRARGYEQYQQLLLMELLLYLNRKIFNNHDTSLAESNRTPKNVLNIVNYINQNYMESLTLREISEQFDISPSYLCRTFKDATGFTFIEYINNIRIKKARELLVGSLYNVTEIAGMVGYDNTSHFGRTFKLLMGISPLSFRKQIKVQPPFEK, from the coding sequence ATGAAGCCAGTATTTTATGAGTCTGATCTTCTTGAGATAAGCCGTAAGAAACAGGTATACACCAGCATGCCTTCACGGCATTATCATGATGCATATGAGATTTTATATTTAATATCTGGGGATTTTTATTATTTTATTGGCGATAGAACCTATCAGGTTGCGGGCGGAACGCTGCTGTTTATGGGAATCAACGAAATCCATAGACTAGTTAACTCAGGCAACAATACGTATGAACGAGTTACATTGCTATTCAAGAAAGAATTTCTACAAGATTACTGCACCAGTGAACAGCGTGAGGATTTGCTCGAACTATTCGAAAGTGATTGTCGCTCATTGAAGATGACCGGGAAGGAACAATATTTCATCGAGGATCTTTTTCAGAAGATGATTTATGAGGGGAAGATGCGGGCTCGCGGTTATGAACAATACCAGCAACTATTATTGATGGAATTGCTCCTCTATCTTAATCGTAAAATATTTAACAATCATGACACTTCATTGGCTGAGTCCAATCGAACTCCCAAAAATGTGCTTAACATCGTTAATTATATTAACCAGAATTATATGGAATCCCTTACCCTTCGCGAAATTTCAGAGCAATTTGACATAAGCCCCTCCTACCTCTGCCGAACTTTTAAAGACGCAACCGGTTTCACTTTCATTGAATACATCAACAACATACGAATAAAAAAAGCACGAGAACTACTCGTTGGCTCCTTGTATAATGTTACTGAAATTGCGGGGATGGTCGGCTATGATAATACTTCCCATTTTGGACGAACCTTTAAACTATTGATGGGCATTTCACCGCTCAGCTTTCGCAAACAAATTAAGGTGCAGCCTCCGTTTGAGAAATGA
- a CDS encoding metallophosphoesterase: protein MDRMHNNPTYSKNKLSKFISSIVVCLLLAIDMAGVAAANNGDLEKDLASKAAAQETIAQWIFKDSGKNGVFPATGGVNQAASTIRSVGSNTDAYTYESGENSIRNQGWQDGAGTKYWLATLSTKGFENINLSSQQTSSSTGPKDFKAQYSTDQQSWIDITGGGLVLAQNNYNCSNNSCKLTNLSLPVGASNQGNLYIRWLVNSTTSVSGGKVSSSGSSRIKDVVVTGKRSGDPGNSPTLELSKIPASGAKDVATNAEISVRFNKAIKLDSAYQAIITENNVPLGTISASLLGPDTVKISHPSFTAAKTYKVTIPKGLVKGDQDGLNPESDIIWSFKTKSPDTGNKTPTLLNMTFNGDPKTSIAFDWYTAETVRGTVVQVVEASKVGGNEFPEQLATSYEGSSTVIETLMTAGDRSTKKYNKFASHKVIASGLKPGTKYNYRAGNGDADGWSEGSFTTDKMDNQDFHFFYVTDSQGSDKSNFELWQDTFKRAIEKTVDPKFVLLTGDLIDDGDLEQQWQWFLGVPKQEFANVPFAPVLGNHEVEDYPNNNFYNHFNLPKDVGTGAHEGAVYSFEYGDALFMQFDSQYEGEVSPPKVDAQFTKQLEWMRNQVAKTDKKWKFVSMHKGAYSSGDNASAESDRVKFYRKYLIPLFDELGVDMVFEGHDHMYMRSYQMLNNVPIKNVITDEQGNVLNPKGSVYLMGNSAASKFYDLNPNADTFFAAKNAQPGKKMFVDVSLTSDVLKFTSYTAVKDKPLAVYDAYSIKRTDGKPGKVESPSAVKQSSNRALLTWKAPANSIEPVRGYRIYEKNDKVSTNWSLYVPAVNGQTSYSYTLNGIDPAKSYNFVIKAVGTRNNSPAVEVGLQ from the coding sequence ATGGACCGCATGCATAATAATCCAACTTATTCAAAAAACAAACTTTCCAAGTTTATTAGCTCCATTGTTGTATGTTTGCTGCTTGCAATCGATATGGCTGGCGTTGCTGCTGCAAACAATGGGGATCTCGAAAAAGATTTGGCAAGCAAGGCAGCAGCTCAGGAAACGATTGCCCAATGGATTTTCAAAGATAGCGGCAAGAACGGGGTGTTTCCGGCTACCGGAGGGGTAAATCAGGCAGCATCCACCATTCGTAGTGTAGGTTCGAATACGGATGCATACACCTATGAGTCCGGTGAGAACAGCATACGTAATCAGGGCTGGCAGGACGGTGCAGGCACCAAATACTGGCTTGCTACGCTTTCAACCAAAGGCTTCGAGAACATCAACCTCTCTTCACAGCAAACATCCTCAAGCACAGGCCCCAAGGATTTTAAGGCGCAATACAGCACGGATCAGCAGTCATGGATCGATATCACAGGCGGAGGCCTTGTTCTAGCCCAAAATAATTATAATTGTTCCAACAATTCCTGCAAATTAACGAATCTCTCCTTACCTGTAGGTGCGAGCAATCAAGGTAATCTCTATATTCGCTGGCTCGTAAACTCGACAACAAGTGTGAGTGGAGGAAAAGTGTCGAGCTCTGGCTCTAGCAGGATCAAAGATGTCGTCGTTACTGGAAAACGAAGTGGTGATCCCGGTAATTCTCCCACATTGGAGTTAAGCAAAATTCCTGCTTCAGGGGCTAAGGATGTAGCTACTAATGCTGAGATTTCGGTGAGATTCAACAAAGCAATTAAACTCGATAGCGCTTATCAAGCTATAATTACAGAAAACAATGTGCCTCTTGGCACTATTTCGGCCTCGCTACTCGGCCCAGACACGGTGAAAATCAGTCACCCAAGCTTTACTGCCGCTAAAACTTACAAGGTGACTATTCCCAAAGGGCTCGTTAAAGGAGATCAGGATGGCCTGAATCCGGAGAGTGATATTATCTGGAGCTTCAAGACGAAATCTCCGGACACTGGCAATAAAACACCGACGTTGCTGAACATGACTTTTAACGGAGACCCTAAGACAAGTATTGCATTTGACTGGTACACGGCTGAAACAGTTAGAGGTACAGTCGTACAAGTGGTCGAAGCCTCCAAGGTTGGTGGAAATGAGTTTCCGGAACAACTGGCCACTTCTTATGAAGGCAGCTCGACAGTGATAGAGACCTTAATGACAGCAGGAGACAGAAGCACCAAGAAGTATAATAAATTTGCCAGCCACAAGGTTATCGCGAGCGGTCTCAAGCCTGGAACCAAGTATAACTACCGGGCGGGGAACGGTGATGCGGACGGTTGGAGCGAAGGATCATTTACTACCGACAAGATGGATAATCAGGATTTCCATTTCTTCTACGTAACAGATTCGCAAGGCTCAGACAAATCGAATTTCGAATTGTGGCAGGATACCTTCAAGAGAGCCATTGAGAAAACAGTTGATCCCAAGTTTGTTCTTCTAACAGGAGATTTAATAGACGACGGTGATCTGGAACAACAGTGGCAGTGGTTCTTAGGCGTACCGAAGCAGGAATTTGCGAATGTGCCATTTGCACCGGTTCTCGGCAATCACGAGGTAGAAGATTATCCGAATAATAACTTCTATAACCATTTTAATCTGCCAAAAGATGTAGGAACGGGTGCTCACGAGGGGGCAGTGTACTCTTTTGAATATGGCGATGCCCTCTTTATGCAATTCGATTCCCAATATGAAGGGGAGGTAAGTCCTCCCAAAGTGGATGCTCAGTTCACGAAGCAATTGGAGTGGATGCGCAATCAAGTGGCGAAGACTGACAAGAAGTGGAAATTTGTTTCTATGCATAAGGGGGCTTACTCTTCAGGGGATAATGCATCGGCAGAAAGCGATCGGGTTAAATTTTACCGGAAATACTTGATCCCTTTGTTTGATGAACTGGGTGTGGATATGGTATTTGAGGGGCACGATCACATGTATATGAGATCTTACCAAATGCTAAACAACGTTCCGATTAAGAATGTCATTACCGATGAGCAGGGAAATGTGCTGAATCCCAAGGGAAGCGTTTATTTGATGGGCAATTCAGCAGCTTCCAAATTCTATGACTTGAATCCTAACGCAGATACGTTTTTCGCTGCTAAAAATGCTCAACCAGGCAAGAAAATGTTCGTGGATGTTTCACTGACAAGCGATGTGCTCAAGTTTACTTCCTATACAGCAGTTAAAGACAAACCCCTCGCCGTCTATGATGCTTACAGTATTAAACGAACGGATGGCAAACCGGGCAAAGTCGAAAGCCCAAGTGCGGTAAAGCAGTCCTCTAACCGAGCGCTCCTCACGTGGAAAGCACCTGCAAATAGTATTGAGCCAGTAAGAGGCTACCGGATATATGAGAAGAACGATAAAGTGAGCACTAATTGGAGCCTATATGTACCGGCTGTAAACGGACAGACGAGCTATAGCTATACGTTAAATGGGATAGACCCTGCCAAATCCTACAATTTTGTTATTAAGGCAGTAGGAACAAGAAATAATTCACCAGCAGTGGAGGTCGGATTGCAATGA
- a CDS encoding PQQ-dependent sugar dehydrogenase produces the protein MTGLAMITRSKMMALSLSICLLLSLLPTSGFAQAEVVAETAAGAVPNPWKQQNIGSPAMTGTATYDPDADQFTASGAGTDIWGKSDQFNYVYQPWTGDGAIIALVSSQTNSNDFAKAGIMIRETLKADSKHVDLLLTPTNGFTFQYRTETGGTSQSVKIASTSPAWVKLERKGSVIKGYVSNNGLNWGDLGNLTLNMSASLYVGLAVTSHDASKLSTATFDKVKVNATGDVFPPTEPTNLQANRVTNTTANISWTASLDDVGVKGYDLFKDNVLTQANVTDTSYTFTGLTPNTTYNITVKAKDAVGNISNASKPLTVKTTNQTDTESPTAPTDLASSNKTSSSVNLSWTASTDNVSVYEYDIYTNGILAGSTPAASFNVTGLTANTTYSFTVKARDLAGNISVASKALSVKTNPASSDPYTPEVVASNLETPWAIAFAPDGRIFFTERNSGRIRVVVNGQLKSSPVLTLGSPFYYMPKSEGGLLGLALDPDFATNHYMYIYHSYKTSDNKVANRVVRLIENNNTATLDKVLITNLPGAVYHNGGRLKIGPDKKLYFSDGNYGNKDDTLTFLGGKTFRLNLDGTIPSDNPFGASSPIYSRGHRNPQGLAWQPGTNRLFESEHGEASHDEINFIEPGNNYGWPKYEGDDQNHSGITPPLIYANGTTWAPSGITFVTKGPWAGNLLVANLKGKQIIRMVIGQQNGKPTVDSNNLNYLYVNKYGRIRDIVEAPDGSLYFVTSNNGDKNGDGTPDKLIRLVPNF, from the coding sequence ATGACGGGTTTAGCGATGATTACACGAAGCAAAATGATGGCGTTAAGTCTCAGCATTTGTTTGCTACTCAGTTTATTGCCAACTTCAGGCTTCGCCCAGGCAGAGGTTGTGGCAGAAACTGCGGCAGGAGCTGTACCGAATCCATGGAAGCAACAAAATATTGGTTCGCCAGCCATGACGGGCACCGCTACTTACGATCCGGATGCTGACCAATTTACCGCAAGCGGCGCAGGCACGGACATTTGGGGTAAATCGGATCAGTTCAATTATGTGTATCAGCCTTGGACTGGAGACGGCGCCATTATTGCTCTTGTCTCTTCTCAAACAAACTCGAACGATTTCGCCAAAGCGGGCATCATGATAAGGGAAACGCTCAAAGCTGATTCCAAGCATGTCGATTTACTATTGACTCCTACCAACGGATTCACTTTTCAGTACCGGACGGAAACAGGCGGAACTTCCCAAAGCGTGAAAATTGCTTCGACGAGCCCAGCCTGGGTAAAGCTGGAACGCAAAGGCAGCGTTATCAAAGGATATGTATCCAACAACGGTTTGAACTGGGGCGATTTGGGCAACTTGACTTTAAACATGAGTGCCTCGTTGTATGTTGGATTAGCTGTCACCAGCCATGATGCTTCAAAGTTAAGCACGGCCACTTTTGACAAAGTAAAAGTAAACGCAACTGGCGATGTCTTCCCCCCAACCGAACCAACTAACTTGCAGGCAAACCGAGTAACAAATACAACGGCTAACATATCCTGGACCGCATCGCTGGACGATGTTGGCGTGAAGGGTTATGACTTGTTCAAAGACAATGTATTGACACAAGCGAATGTAACGGACACTTCCTATACCTTCACTGGCCTGACGCCGAACACCACTTATAATATTACTGTGAAAGCCAAGGATGCTGTAGGGAATATTTCCAATGCCAGTAAGCCTCTAACGGTGAAAACGACCAATCAAACCGATACAGAGAGCCCGACTGCTCCAACAGATCTTGCAAGCTCAAACAAAACCTCCTCGTCTGTCAATTTGAGCTGGACGGCTTCAACAGACAATGTAAGCGTCTATGAGTACGACATATATACCAATGGCATATTAGCTGGCAGCACGCCTGCTGCATCCTTCAATGTGACAGGTCTCACAGCAAATACCACATATAGTTTCACTGTAAAAGCAAGGGATCTAGCAGGAAATATTTCCGTGGCAAGCAAAGCGTTGTCTGTCAAAACTAACCCTGCCTCTTCCGATCCTTATACGCCAGAAGTTGTCGCAAGCAATCTGGAAACGCCATGGGCTATTGCTTTTGCACCGGATGGACGAATTTTCTTCACGGAACGCAACAGCGGCAGAATTCGCGTTGTTGTGAACGGGCAATTGAAATCAAGCCCAGTCCTTACTTTGGGCTCGCCTTTCTATTACATGCCTAAAAGCGAAGGCGGCTTACTGGGACTGGCGCTCGATCCCGATTTTGCTACTAATCATTACATGTATATCTACCATTCTTACAAAACCTCCGACAATAAAGTAGCTAATCGGGTCGTCCGCCTTATAGAAAATAACAACACTGCTACACTTGACAAGGTTCTTATTACTAATCTTCCAGGTGCGGTCTACCACAACGGCGGACGTTTGAAAATTGGACCAGACAAGAAACTGTATTTCAGTGACGGCAACTACGGTAACAAAGACGACACACTCACTTTCCTTGGAGGAAAAACGTTCCGCCTAAATTTGGATGGTACGATTCCAAGCGACAATCCGTTTGGTGCCTCATCTCCAATCTACAGCAGGGGACACCGGAATCCTCAAGGATTAGCCTGGCAGCCCGGAACGAACCGTCTATTTGAATCAGAGCATGGCGAGGCCTCCCATGATGAGATCAACTTCATTGAGCCTGGCAACAATTATGGTTGGCCTAAATATGAGGGCGATGATCAGAATCACTCAGGCATTACACCTCCGCTTATTTATGCCAATGGCACAACCTGGGCGCCCTCTGGTATCACTTTTGTAACCAAAGGGCCATGGGCAGGCAATCTGCTTGTCGCCAATTTAAAAGGCAAACAGATCATTCGCATGGTGATCGGACAGCAGAATGGCAAACCGACGGTCGACAGCAATAATCTCAATTATTTGTATGTAAATAAATACGGCCGCATCCGCGACATTGTCGAAGCGCCGGACGGTTCGCTTTACTTCGTTACCAGCAACAATGGCGATAAAAACGGTGACGGCACTCCGGATAAACTGATTCGACTGGTACCCAACTTTTAA